A genomic window from Gossypium hirsutum isolate 1008001.06 chromosome D12, Gossypium_hirsutum_v2.1, whole genome shotgun sequence includes:
- the LOC107945736 gene encoding uncharacterized protein, with the protein MGKSLTISARSVSGVPSGRRRSVLFSLILYFFASPRDMQCFQQHIVSIRLTQLCGESRIWWGKKRLEPNRKRASGLPRKSGHGEHKVATLTLHTHLEGFSSNIDKTSRPLPRSRHWKLKSQHSTLEVTTSMTVAKDESQLQGCSKVTTLRSKVVILKSLFKDSSKLPRKSQHWTCDDSTLRLDGLKICKSVSICTINFYS; encoded by the exons ATGGGCAAATCCCTCACAATCTCCGCTCGCTCCGTAAGTGGTGTTCCTTCTGGCCGGCGCCGCTCCGTTCTCTTCAGTCTTATCCTATACTTTTTTGCATCTCCCAG AGACATGCAATGTTTCCAGCAACACATCGTTTCAATTCGGCTGACTCAATTGTGTGGAGAATCAAGAATTTGG TGGGGCAAGAAACGACTTGAACCAAATAGAAAAAGAGCTAGTGGATTGCCTAGAAAGTCGGGACATGGAGAACATAAAGTCGCAACATTGACGCTACATACACACTTAGAAGGATTTTCGAGCAACATCGACAAGACAAGCAGACCGTTACCAAGGTCACGACATTGGAAGCTAAAGTCACAACATTCAACACTTGAAGTCACGACATCCATGACAGTAGCGAAAGATGAAAGTCAATTACAAGGTTGCAGCAAAGTCACGACATTGAGGAGTAAAGTTGTGATACTCAAGTCCCTCTTCAAAGACTCGAGCAAACTGCCTAGAAAGTCGCAACATTGGACATGTGATGACTCGACATTGAGGCTCGATGGACTTAAAATATGCAAAAGTGTTTCCATCTGCACAATCAATTTTTACTCGTAA